A stretch of Paenibacillus peoriae DNA encodes these proteins:
- a CDS encoding helix-turn-helix domain-containing protein has product MNSNSLSLIYQHYLEKTPFRKQNEHTYMMLPEAGNGHIYRVTTYSGIEIVYSHIQYHEPYPTNFASRGQMIELQFALSGQRHVNIAGLDYTLPSGRGALIFLQDFKARFHPPVNEQYQSFALGIPVSLFNYAASQLAARRQVAIEFNQILKGAAFHHFGFELDHRSIVLIEHLIKDLKSVHRSPLLMEAAALEILNQLMIQLFDLTPMPEGLSKEDVRKLHMARQILESSMIDPPSLIALSKRIGLNDFKLKKGFKACFGTTVFEYLRQIRLDYAMKLLRSQESNVTEAAMAVGYSNVSAFSEQFFREYGVKPSSLKKVF; this is encoded by the coding sequence GTGAATTCAAATTCGTTATCATTAATATATCAGCATTATTTAGAAAAAACTCCGTTTAGAAAACAAAACGAGCATACGTATATGATGTTACCGGAAGCGGGTAACGGACATATTTACCGAGTTACAACTTACAGCGGAATCGAGATTGTGTATTCGCACATTCAATATCACGAGCCTTACCCGACGAACTTTGCTTCCAGAGGACAAATGATTGAACTTCAATTTGCACTTTCGGGGCAACGTCATGTGAATATAGCTGGTCTGGACTATACACTCCCATCGGGGCGGGGGGCTCTTATTTTTTTACAGGATTTCAAAGCACGCTTCCATCCTCCGGTTAACGAACAATACCAATCATTTGCACTTGGCATTCCTGTTTCGTTGTTTAATTATGCGGCTTCACAGTTGGCGGCTCGTCGACAGGTAGCTATTGAATTTAATCAAATTCTGAAGGGGGCTGCATTCCATCACTTTGGTTTTGAACTGGATCACAGAAGTATAGTGCTGATTGAACATTTGATCAAAGACTTGAAAAGTGTGCATAGATCGCCTTTATTAATGGAAGCAGCAGCACTAGAGATTTTAAATCAACTTATGATTCAATTATTTGATTTAACTCCCATGCCCGAAGGCTTATCTAAAGAAGATGTCAGAAAGTTGCATATGGCTCGGCAAATCCTTGAATCCAGCATGATTGATCCTCCTTCACTGATCGCATTATCCAAAAGAATTGGATTAAACGATTTTAAATTAAAAAAAGGATTCAAAGCATGTTTTGGAACGACTGTATTTGAATATTTGCGCCAAATTCGTCTCGATTATGCGATGAAGCTGCTTCGAAGCCAGGAGAGCAATGTAACAGAAGCTGCGATGGCTGTAGGATACAGTAATGTGAGTGCATTTTCAGAGCAATTTTTTCGGGAATACGGAGTGAAACCATCATCTTTGAAGAAAGTATTTTAA
- a CDS encoding S-layer homology domain-containing protein: protein MSKIKSFCLSYLAVIVLFGTWTWSFSESTVYATSSPAPSVTDAVYATETTVTSWTNPSKQGQSVTFSIKTISTPQITKDLTGSVILMDGTDILDTLTMRPNGIANGYATATYTTSDLSVGSHPITAIYSGDARFAPSTSEPYIQVVNASAPTPSLRPTVTTILSSLNPSNQGQEVRFSLRTTSNPQTSGDLTGTVILMDGTNILDTLTMEPVGISNGYANAYYTTSNLSVGSHAITAIYSGDARFAPSTSEAYIQVVNGNAGTGDISNNDSSSSNKKDKKDNADSSDSSSSSETTASSSPSASSTVLPTAEIMPVEQSEVAHEKYITGYQDGTFRPDQSITRAETAAMMARIMKLETKEGSTTYKDVPSTYWAKDSIIALTTQHLMNGYADGTFRPEQPITRAEMAAILASWKQLKGTQTTASPYTDIEKHWARDSIVALANAGWITGYNDNSFQPNKYITRVETVTILNTILKRGPLEGTIQATWKDVPTDYWAFKNIEEASRTHTSTINTDGIETFVK, encoded by the coding sequence ATGAGTAAAATCAAGTCTTTTTGTTTATCTTATCTTGCTGTTATCGTCTTATTTGGAACCTGGACATGGAGTTTTTCCGAGAGTACTGTGTATGCAACCTCCTCACCAGCACCTAGTGTAACGGATGCGGTGTATGCTACTGAAACCACGGTAACGAGTTGGACAAATCCTTCTAAACAAGGTCAATCCGTAACGTTTAGCATCAAAACCATCTCAACCCCACAAATTACGAAAGATTTAACCGGCTCGGTTATCCTTATGGACGGTACGGATATATTAGATACGCTGACGATGAGACCAAATGGCATTGCGAATGGATATGCCACTGCGACCTACACCACAAGCGATTTAAGTGTGGGAAGTCACCCAATTACTGCTATATATAGTGGGGATGCTCGATTTGCCCCCAGTACATCTGAGCCATACATTCAGGTCGTAAATGCATCTGCGCCTACACCTTCACTGAGACCTACAGTAACTACAATATTGAGTTCGCTGAATCCGTCTAATCAAGGTCAGGAAGTAAGGTTTAGCTTGAGGACAACCTCAAACCCACAAACTTCGGGCGATTTAACCGGAACGGTCATCCTTATGGACGGCACGAATATATTAGATACGCTGACGATGGAGCCAGTGGGCATTTCGAATGGCTATGCCAATGCGTACTACACTACAAGCAACTTAAGTGTGGGAAGTCACGCAATTACTGCTATATACAGTGGGGATGCTCGATTTGCTCCGAGTACATCTGAAGCGTATATACAGGTTGTAAATGGAAATGCAGGCACGGGTGATATTAGCAATAACGACAGCAGCAGTAGCAATAAAAAAGATAAGAAGGATAACGCGGATAGCAGTGACTCATCTTCTTCAAGTGAAACAACCGCATCTTCATCACCATCGGCTTCTTCAACGGTTTTACCGACTGCGGAAATCATGCCAGTAGAGCAATCCGAGGTTGCGCATGAAAAATATATAACGGGTTATCAGGATGGTACATTCCGACCGGACCAGTCAATTACACGAGCTGAAACCGCCGCGATGATGGCTAGGATTATGAAGTTGGAGACAAAAGAAGGCTCAACGACATACAAAGATGTACCTAGCACGTATTGGGCAAAGGATTCGATTATAGCACTTACGACACAGCACCTTATGAATGGATATGCAGATGGAACATTTCGACCAGAGCAACCCATTACCCGTGCAGAAATGGCAGCAATACTCGCATCCTGGAAGCAGCTTAAAGGAACGCAAACCACAGCGTCTCCTTATACCGATATCGAAAAGCATTGGGCAAGGGATTCCATTGTAGCGTTAGCTAATGCAGGATGGATTACCGGCTATAACGATAACAGCTTCCAACCCAATAAATATATAACACGAGTAGAAACGGTTACCATTTTGAACACGATCTTAAAACGAGGACCCCTGGAAGGAACCATTCAGGCTACATGGAAGGATGTACCAACAGATTACTGGGCATTCAAAAATATTGAAGAAGCGTCTCGTACCCATACGTCAACCATCAATACAGATGGCATTGAAACTTTCGTGAAATAA
- a CDS encoding alpha/beta fold hydrolase yields the protein MTVDILLRNNIKVLGTGSQTIVFAHGFGCDQDMWRYIVPSFIDNYQIVLFDYVGSGDSQIKYYDSKKYSDLQGYAQDVLDIMEALDLRNTIFVGHSVSSMIGMLASIRSPQYFERIVMLGPSPRYVNDLPSYYGGFDKSDIDELLDMMQMNFIGWASYMAPIAMQNPERGDLTEELEKAFCSRDPHIARQFAEVTFFSDCRVDLQHASVPTLILQCSDDSIAPIEVGDYLHTHLRNSRLQQMRAKGHYPHLSQPGETSDLIKEYLASV from the coding sequence TTGACCGTTGATATTCTCCTACGTAATAATATAAAAGTGCTAGGCACAGGTAGCCAGACGATTGTGTTTGCTCACGGCTTTGGATGCGACCAGGATATGTGGCGTTATATTGTCCCTAGCTTTATCGACAACTACCAAATCGTCTTATTTGATTATGTTGGTTCGGGAGATTCTCAAATAAAGTATTATGATTCGAAAAAATACAGTGACTTGCAAGGGTATGCCCAGGATGTGCTGGATATTATGGAAGCGTTAGACTTAAGAAATACCATATTCGTCGGACACTCCGTTAGCAGCATGATCGGAATGCTCGCATCGATCCGCAGCCCTCAATATTTTGAACGCATTGTCATGCTCGGTCCTTCTCCACGCTATGTGAATGACCTGCCTTCTTATTATGGGGGCTTCGATAAGAGTGATATTGATGAATTACTGGATATGATGCAAATGAACTTTATTGGCTGGGCTAGTTACATGGCGCCCATTGCTATGCAGAATCCCGAGCGAGGGGACTTAACCGAAGAATTGGAAAAGGCATTTTGTTCAAGAGATCCTCATATTGCACGGCAATTCGCAGAGGTTACATTTTTTTCAGATTGCCGTGTTGATCTTCAGCATGCTTCGGTTCCTACACTTATTCTCCAGTGCTCAGATGATAGTATTGCTCCGATTGAGGTAGGGGATTATTTGCATACCCATCTTAGAAATAGCAGACTTCAGCAGATGAGAGCAAAGGGGCATTATCCTCATTTAAGCCAACCAGGAGAAACGAGCGATTTAATCAAAGAATATTTAGCTAGTGTGTAA
- a CDS encoding beta-glucoside-specific PTS transporter subunit IIABC encodes MKYETLAKDIIRNVGGKENVNSLTHCITRLRFKLKDESKANTEVLKNMDGVVTVVKSGGQYQVVIGNHVPEVYADVTAVGGFQTGDSEEASGEKMSLFNRFIDTISGVFTPTLGVLSATGMIKGFTALFVALGWLTTTSGTYQILNALGDCLFYFFPIFLGYTSAKKFNANIFIGMAIGASLVYPTFSTITASGKPLYTLFSGTIFESPVYITFLGIPVILMSYASTVLPIIISTYVGSKIENFFKKVIPSVVRTFLVPFFTLLVIVPLALIVIGPLSTWAGQLLGAATLFVYNLSPMIEGIIMGAFWQVFVIFGLHWGLVPIAMNNLAVLKFDPILAATLGASFAQTGVVLAILFKTKNVKLRSLSIPAVISGIFGVTEPAIYGITLPRKKPFILSCIASAVGGGIIGMMGTKGYIIGGLGIFAIPSYISPAGIDSGFYGAVIGILVSFVLGFLLMFFGGFKDDEVKEAKKEDNTSGAAKGEVLVKQETVMSPLKGEVKSLSEVTDEAFSTGALGKGIAIEPSEGKVVSPVDGVLTSLFSSGHAIGITSDHGVEVLIHVGKDTVKLKGKHFYPKVKQGDAVKKGELLMEFDMEAIKEAGYVLTTPVIVANTTNYLDVIETEKKAIEYQEDLLTVVV; translated from the coding sequence ATGAAGTATGAGACATTAGCAAAAGACATCATCAGAAATGTCGGCGGCAAAGAAAATGTGAATAGTCTAACTCATTGTATTACACGCTTGCGCTTCAAACTAAAAGATGAAAGTAAAGCCAATACAGAGGTTTTGAAAAATATGGATGGTGTTGTCACTGTGGTAAAGAGTGGCGGGCAATACCAGGTTGTTATAGGTAACCATGTACCTGAGGTTTATGCTGATGTTACTGCTGTGGGTGGTTTTCAGACAGGAGATTCAGAAGAAGCATCTGGTGAAAAAATGAGTTTGTTCAATAGATTCATTGATACTATTTCAGGTGTATTTACACCCACGTTAGGTGTCTTAAGTGCCACAGGTATGATTAAGGGCTTCACTGCCCTATTTGTAGCTTTGGGCTGGCTGACCACTACATCGGGTACCTATCAAATTCTCAATGCTTTAGGTGATTGTTTATTTTACTTCTTTCCTATTTTCCTGGGGTATACGTCAGCTAAAAAGTTCAATGCCAACATTTTCATAGGTATGGCTATAGGTGCATCCCTTGTGTACCCCACATTTAGCACGATAACAGCCTCGGGCAAACCACTATACACTCTATTTAGCGGTACTATATTTGAGTCACCGGTATATATCACCTTCTTAGGCATTCCGGTCATTCTGATGAGTTATGCGTCAACAGTTCTTCCGATTATCATATCCACCTATGTAGGCTCAAAAATAGAAAATTTCTTTAAAAAGGTAATCCCTAGCGTAGTGAGAACATTTTTGGTTCCGTTTTTCACATTGTTAGTTATTGTACCCTTAGCATTGATTGTGATTGGACCTCTCTCGACTTGGGCAGGTCAACTGCTTGGGGCAGCAACCCTCTTTGTGTATAACTTAAGTCCAATGATTGAAGGCATAATCATGGGCGCTTTCTGGCAAGTGTTTGTTATCTTTGGATTACACTGGGGACTTGTTCCTATCGCTATGAACAACTTAGCCGTGCTTAAATTCGATCCGATTCTTGCGGCTACGCTGGGAGCTTCCTTTGCTCAGACGGGCGTCGTACTGGCAATTTTGTTTAAAACCAAAAATGTAAAACTGAGATCACTTTCCATTCCAGCTGTCATCTCCGGGATTTTTGGTGTGACAGAACCAGCGATTTACGGGATTACATTACCACGTAAGAAACCATTTATTTTAAGCTGCATAGCATCTGCAGTAGGCGGCGGTATTATAGGAATGATGGGAACGAAAGGTTATATCATTGGTGGATTGGGTATTTTTGCTATCCCGAGCTATATCAGTCCGGCAGGAATAGACAGCGGATTTTATGGGGCTGTTATCGGTATCCTGGTAAGCTTTGTATTAGGCTTCTTGCTTATGTTCTTTGGCGGATTTAAAGATGATGAAGTGAAAGAAGCTAAAAAGGAAGATAACACCTCGGGAGCAGCTAAAGGAGAAGTTTTAGTAAAACAAGAGACGGTGATGAGTCCATTAAAAGGTGAAGTGAAGTCTTTATCTGAAGTAACAGATGAAGCCTTTTCGACAGGTGCCTTGGGTAAAGGGATTGCCATTGAACCTTCTGAAGGTAAGGTCGTTTCACCTGTAGATGGTGTATTAACATCATTATTTTCGTCAGGTCATGCGATTGGCATTACAAGTGACCACGGGGTTGAGGTCCTCATCCATGTAGGCAAAGATACGGTCAAATTAAAAGGCAAACACTTTTATCCTAAAGTAAAACAGGGGGATGCTGTTAAAAAAGGCGAGCTGCTTATGGAGTTTGATATGGAAGCTATAAAAGAGGCTGGGTATGTTTTGACCACACCTGTTATCGTTGCCAATACTACGAATTACCTGGATGTCATTGAAACAGAGAAAAAGGCAATTGAGTATCAAGAGGACTTATTGACCGTCGTAGTCTAA
- a CDS encoding glycoside hydrolase family 1 protein translates to MKNTTTLEFPQGFLWGGATAANQFEGGYNEEGKGLSTADVITAGTHTTSRRITPMLEEGVNYPSHEAIDFFHRYQEDIRLFAEMGFKVFRMSIAWSRIFPNGDDAEPNEQGLQFYDRVFAELKKYNIEPLVTISHYEAPFHLTQKYNGWSDRRVVDFYVRYCEVLFNRYKDVVKYWLTFNEINILTLSFGAFMAGAMMPEGNGELAHATVKDEQVLYQALHHQFIASAKAVKLCHEINKDFKIGCMIAYMCSYPLTCHPDDILLAQQKDNLSNFLCSDVQVRGAYPGFAKRYFRDHNIQITMQEGDEDILKEGCVDFYTFSYYSSTCVSADPNQEKVGGNLSMGLKNPHLKASAWDWQIDPQGLRWSLNNIYNRYEIPLMVVENGLGAVDTVEEDGSIHDDYRIDYLKQHIEQMKEAIADGVDLIGYTPWGCIDLVSAGTGEMKKRYGFIYVDKDNEGNGTLARSRKKSFYWYKNVIETNGEQLD, encoded by the coding sequence ATGAAAAATACAACTACATTGGAATTTCCACAAGGATTTTTATGGGGAGGTGCAACGGCTGCCAACCAATTTGAAGGTGGATATAATGAAGAAGGTAAAGGCTTAAGCACTGCTGATGTGATTACGGCTGGAACGCATACGACTTCCCGAAGAATTACACCTATGCTGGAAGAAGGAGTGAACTACCCGAGTCACGAGGCTATTGATTTTTTCCACCGCTATCAAGAGGATATCCGCTTATTTGCAGAGATGGGATTCAAGGTCTTTAGGATGTCCATTGCGTGGTCAAGAATATTTCCTAACGGAGATGATGCAGAGCCGAATGAGCAAGGCTTGCAGTTCTATGATCGTGTATTCGCAGAATTGAAAAAGTACAATATTGAGCCTTTGGTTACAATCTCACATTATGAAGCACCGTTTCATTTGACCCAAAAATATAATGGTTGGTCAGATCGCAGAGTCGTAGATTTTTATGTGAGATATTGTGAAGTGCTTTTTAACAGATACAAAGATGTCGTAAAATACTGGTTAACCTTTAATGAAATCAATATTTTAACCTTGTCATTTGGAGCATTCATGGCTGGAGCTATGATGCCGGAGGGGAATGGAGAGCTAGCCCATGCTACAGTGAAGGATGAGCAGGTTCTGTATCAGGCGTTGCATCATCAATTTATTGCCAGTGCAAAGGCTGTAAAGCTGTGTCATGAAATCAACAAGGACTTTAAAATCGGTTGTATGATTGCTTATATGTGTTCCTACCCACTTACATGTCATCCTGATGATATTCTGCTGGCTCAACAAAAGGATAACTTAAGTAATTTCCTATGCTCAGATGTCCAAGTAAGAGGAGCTTATCCGGGATTTGCCAAACGCTATTTTAGAGATCATAACATTCAGATCACAATGCAAGAAGGAGATGAGGACATCTTAAAAGAAGGCTGCGTAGATTTCTATACTTTCAGCTATTATTCTTCTACTTGTGTCAGTGCCGATCCTAACCAGGAGAAAGTGGGAGGGAATTTATCTATGGGCTTAAAGAATCCTCATTTAAAAGCAAGTGCCTGGGATTGGCAGATCGATCCACAGGGATTGAGATGGTCCCTCAATAATATTTATAACCGATATGAAATCCCGTTAATGGTTGTTGAAAATGGTCTTGGCGCCGTAGATACAGTGGAAGAAGATGGCTCCATTCACGATGATTATCGAATTGATTATCTGAAGCAACACATTGAGCAAATGAAAGAAGCAATTGCTGATGGAGTGGACCTAATAGGGTATACGCCATGGGGATGTATTGATCTGGTCAGTGCGGGAACCGGAGAAATGAAAAAGCGTTATGGGTTTATATACGTCGATAAGGATAATGAAGGCAATGGGACACTTGCCAGATCTAGAAAGAAGAGCTTTTATTGGTATAAGAATGTGATCGAAACCAATGGAGAGCAGTTGGATTAG
- a CDS encoding methyl-accepting chemotaxis protein, whose translation MKTKIGSIMKVRSLRTKLTIMCLIILIVPTFVIGISSYVVSKNEMNESGKVALKNSVQMVIGMISFLNGQVEAGNLTLEEAQEKLRIELLGVKDANNKRPVKIKYTVGKTGYPWAVNQDAVSVMNPSNEGQDLINAVSEDGVHVGKEFVEAGTNGGGFVTYKWALPGTDQVETKISYVERDPYWGWIIGSGAYFNEFNSGATKVLYIVLIITTIAVILGAIIVSFVSGRFTKPIIMIAKRLNSVADGDLTVEEVKMNSKDEVGELAQDFNHMIKNIRYLIGEVNLSTKQVAASSKELTLGAEHTGQATEHITIAIQESAAGAKEQQLMLQKTTSSLEEISIGMQRITDSSLTIAESSADAMEMASLGGTAVQHTVKQMDLINHSVNETDAVMRMLDERTQQIDTMLHAITDIAQQTNLLALNASIEAARAGEEGRGFSVVASEVRKLAEQSNQSSGQISELIQNMRKDMEHSLRTMERVKQDVDSGIKIANETEQQFNKIVTSTNHIAQQTEELASITEQITASVQEISASGENVSSLALQAADNSQNIAASAEEQLASMQQITSLATTLSDMSQKLQDLTVKFKY comes from the coding sequence GTGAAAACAAAAATAGGATCAATCATGAAGGTAAGATCGTTAAGAACGAAGTTAACCATAATGTGCTTGATTATTTTAATTGTACCCACATTCGTGATTGGAATCAGTTCTTATGTTGTTTCCAAGAATGAAATGAATGAATCAGGCAAAGTAGCACTTAAGAATAGTGTGCAAATGGTAATTGGTATGATTAGTTTCCTCAATGGGCAAGTCGAAGCCGGTAATTTAACATTGGAAGAAGCACAGGAAAAACTGCGCATCGAGCTGCTCGGTGTAAAAGATGCTAATAACAAAAGACCGGTAAAGATTAAATATACTGTAGGTAAAACAGGTTATCCGTGGGCAGTCAACCAAGATGCCGTTTCAGTGATGAACCCTTCAAATGAAGGCCAGGATTTAATAAATGCCGTATCGGAAGACGGTGTGCATGTGGGAAAAGAGTTTGTAGAAGCCGGTACAAACGGCGGTGGATTCGTCACTTATAAATGGGCTTTACCTGGTACAGATCAAGTGGAGACGAAAATTTCGTACGTTGAAAGGGATCCTTATTGGGGATGGATCATCGGTTCTGGAGCATATTTTAACGAATTTAACAGCGGGGCGACCAAGGTCCTTTATATTGTCCTGATTATTACGACTATTGCAGTTATTCTGGGAGCAATTATCGTAAGCTTTGTTTCGGGACGTTTTACGAAGCCTATTATCATGATTGCAAAGCGGCTTAACTCAGTTGCGGACGGTGATTTAACGGTCGAAGAAGTCAAAATGAATTCAAAAGATGAGGTTGGCGAGCTGGCACAGGATTTCAATCATATGATTAAAAATATTAGATATTTGATCGGTGAAGTAAACCTGTCCACAAAGCAGGTAGCAGCTTCCTCGAAAGAATTAACCCTTGGTGCAGAGCATACTGGGCAGGCAACCGAGCATATCACCATCGCGATTCAAGAATCGGCGGCCGGTGCGAAGGAGCAGCAACTGATGCTCCAGAAGACAACCAGCTCGCTTGAAGAAATTTCAATAGGCATGCAGCGGATCACGGATAGCTCCTTGACTATTGCTGAATCGTCTGCAGACGCGATGGAAATGGCGAGCCTTGGCGGTACTGCTGTACAACATACGGTGAAGCAAATGGACTTGATTAACCATTCCGTCAATGAAACCGATGCGGTTATGAGGATGCTGGATGAACGTACTCAACAGATCGACACGATGCTGCATGCCATTACGGATATCGCACAGCAGACCAATCTGCTTGCCTTAAATGCTTCGATTGAGGCTGCCCGTGCAGGCGAAGAAGGCCGCGGTTTCTCCGTAGTTGCTTCAGAGGTAAGAAAACTGGCCGAACAATCGAACCAGTCTTCTGGGCAGATTTCTGAGTTGATTCAGAATATGCGCAAAGATATGGAGCATTCGCTTCGGACCATGGAACGCGTAAAACAGGATGTCGACTCCGGCATTAAAATTGCTAATGAGACGGAGCAGCAGTTTAACAAAATTGTGACGTCCACCAATCATATCGCACAGCAAACGGAAGAGCTCGCGAGCATCACGGAGCAAATAACCGCAAGTGTCCAGGAAATTTCAGCAAGCGGAGAAAACGTATCGAGTCTGGCGCTTCAAGCGGCGGACAACTCGCAGAATATTGCAGCGTCTGCAGAGGAGCAGCTAGCTTCGATGCAGCAGATCACCAGCCTGGCAACGACCTTGTCGGATATGTCACAGAAATTACAGGATCTGACGGTCAAATTTAAATACTAA
- a CDS encoding sensor domain-containing diguanylate cyclase, whose translation MDIQLDKAPCGYFSISDAGIIQSVNQTLLDMLLYDRNELLGRPIETTMSVTNKLFFHTYFYPYIQLYGHVDEMYFSFRTSDRQDVPVLLNGVRQERNGETVIDCVVLMMRKRIEHERDILQTKTKLQELYQATNEANQKLERLHEEYEIKQQELVRINLQLETMASTDPLTGLKNRRYFQDQLLASLASFHESGISFSLLIIDIDRFKSINDTYGHPVGDLVLTNLAELLQSMSREMDIVARYGGEEFVIILPGNDQEEAIRTAEKYRSMTASRDWGEYSITVSIGVATVTQADTEQTIVHQADLALYASKSGGRNRVTHAASLVKK comes from the coding sequence ATGGATATTCAATTAGATAAAGCTCCTTGTGGTTACTTTTCAATTTCGGATGCCGGGATCATTCAATCTGTAAATCAAACGTTATTGGACATGCTTCTGTATGACCGTAATGAATTGCTCGGACGGCCGATTGAAACAACAATGTCTGTTACGAACAAGCTATTTTTTCATACTTATTTTTATCCCTATATTCAGTTGTACGGGCATGTCGATGAGATGTACTTTTCGTTTCGGACAAGTGATCGACAGGATGTGCCTGTACTTCTGAACGGGGTTCGTCAGGAACGAAACGGAGAAACGGTTATTGATTGTGTCGTGCTTATGATGCGTAAGCGAATTGAACATGAGAGAGATATCCTGCAGACCAAAACCAAGCTTCAGGAATTATATCAGGCCACGAATGAAGCGAATCAGAAGCTTGAACGGTTGCACGAAGAATATGAAATCAAACAGCAGGAGCTAGTAAGGATCAATCTCCAGCTTGAAACGATGGCATCCACGGACCCGTTAACTGGCCTCAAAAATAGAAGGTATTTCCAAGATCAATTACTAGCTAGCCTCGCGTCCTTTCATGAGAGCGGAATATCTTTTTCGCTGCTTATCATTGATATTGATCGTTTCAAAAGTATTAACGACACTTATGGTCATCCGGTGGGCGATCTGGTGCTTACGAATCTGGCAGAATTACTGCAATCCATGTCACGGGAGATGGATATTGTCGCTCGTTATGGTGGCGAGGAGTTTGTCATTATTCTTCCGGGCAACGATCAAGAGGAAGCCATTCGTACGGCAGAAAAATATCGTTCCATGACGGCCTCAAGGGATTGGGGAGAATACAGCATTACTGTGAGTATTGGCGTGGCAACGGTTACGCAAGCGGATACGGAACAAACAATTGTTCATCAAGCGGATTTAGCTCTGTATGCTTCCAAAAGTGGCGGGAGAAACCGGGTCACGCATGCAGCAAGTCTCGTAAAGAAATAA
- a CDS encoding MFS transporter, translating to MNRIKGSIFFSVFVAMLGLMLIAPIMPPLIRELGLRESHSGLIISLGSITMALMAPVWGNLSDAKGRKPVILLGFIGMCVSCLLFTLTLFAGLNGWLSGGLLLVLLIVTRGLIGGFIPAVLSSSQAYMGDVTEGEERGSGMAIISAANGLGLVFGPAIAGAFTLIGLLWPLYFGIVIAAVAFVVSLLAIPAAQPVIQQKPARINPLQPGLRMYLFAGLVTMISIVTIQVIGGFYFQDQLGLTSEETARVVSFGLMFSGAAMLIVQIIQMKWLKWQPKPMILLGSLFLIAGMALFLISASLVVYYAAFFMFGIGTGLLMPGFMAGASLSVSQEQQGGAAGLVAAVQGISAIIAPILTTTLYRVDKYIPFTLIAVLVAVMAVIMWVVRKRNGNSEPVPHKAK from the coding sequence ATGAATAGAATAAAAGGGAGCATCTTTTTCAGTGTATTTGTGGCTATGCTAGGGCTCATGCTCATTGCTCCAATTATGCCGCCCCTTATTCGTGAATTAGGCTTAAGAGAAAGCCATTCCGGATTAATTATATCGCTTGGTTCTATAACGATGGCCTTAATGGCTCCAGTATGGGGAAATCTAAGTGATGCAAAGGGACGCAAGCCGGTGATTCTGCTTGGTTTCATAGGGATGTGTGTAAGCTGCCTGTTGTTTACACTTACTCTTTTTGCAGGATTAAATGGTTGGCTCAGTGGGGGGCTGCTGTTAGTCCTGCTGATTGTTACACGCGGCTTAATTGGCGGCTTTATCCCGGCGGTGTTGTCATCGTCCCAAGCTTATATGGGAGATGTAACGGAAGGAGAAGAGCGTGGAAGTGGTATGGCTATTATTAGTGCGGCGAATGGGCTTGGGCTGGTATTTGGTCCCGCGATTGCAGGTGCCTTTACTTTAATAGGGCTGTTATGGCCCTTATATTTTGGAATTGTCATTGCCGCTGTTGCATTCGTGGTGTCTCTGCTGGCGATTCCGGCGGCCCAGCCCGTTATTCAGCAAAAACCCGCTCGAATTAACCCCCTCCAGCCAGGTCTAAGAATGTATTTGTTTGCAGGCTTGGTTACGATGATAAGTATTGTGACTATTCAGGTTATAGGTGGTTTTTATTTTCAAGATCAGTTAGGTCTTACATCCGAAGAAACAGCAAGAGTCGTGTCCTTTGGACTTATGTTCTCCGGGGCAGCGATGCTGATTGTGCAGATCATCCAGATGAAATGGCTTAAATGGCAGCCTAAGCCGATGATTTTACTTGGTTCTCTATTCCTGATTGCTGGAATGGCATTATTTCTGATTTCAGCCAGCTTGGTCGTTTACTATGCAGCGTTCTTTATGTTTGGCATAGGCACAGGCTTACTGATGCCCGGTTTTATGGCAGGTGCTTCGCTTTCAGTCAGTCAAGAGCAGCAAGGGGGAGCAGCGGGGCTGGTAGCTGCGGTACAGGGAATTTCCGCGATCATTGCTCCTATTTTGACGACCACCTTGTATCGAGTGGACAAATATATTCCCTTTACGCTTATAGCAGTCTTGGTAGCTGTTATGGCTGTTATTATGTGGGTAGTGAGAAAAAGAAACGGGAATAGTGAGCCTGTTCCTCATAAGGCAAAATAA